In the Telopea speciosissima isolate NSW1024214 ecotype Mountain lineage chromosome 6, Tspe_v1, whole genome shotgun sequence genome, ttttgtttttcttttagggCTGAggatgctcgccctgtatatattttttgtatgtacttatcaacttttgtttctttgttgtgggttgtgtgtgtcCGGGAGATGTACCAAACAaaactttatatgtatatattatcaccattttcggtatcgctatgcttccatttacttaTGAATTATAGATGTCCTGCATTattctgatcttacttatggttaagatgtggatgtggttttatgaatgtaagcactgcttctagatccatgggatttggtggattgccgttacgcaattcgggtcacctacccaatcatcctagggggtggtttggggtgtgacacacaAACTATGAATCTACAAAACGAGAAAAGATCGATGCTTTCAGAATAGTTTTGACGATAACCGGTGTggttcttggttttcttttgaCATCTTCCTTTCTTATACTTTATTGGATAAGAAGATCAAAAAGTAAACCTCCATCCATACCATTAATCGGGGATCAGTTCTTACACCTTTCTTACAAAGAGCTCTTCCAAGCTACTGGAGGATTTTCTTCAGCTAATTTCATAGGTTCCAGTAGTTTTGGCTCTGTATACAGAGGGATTACCAACCAAGATGAAACCATTGTTGCAGTCAAGGTACTCAACCTTCAAAATCCAAGAGCTTTCAAGAGTTTTACTGCTGAATGCGAAGCATTAAGACACATTCGACATCGCAATCTTATCAAGATTTTAACTTCCTGTTCAAGTCTTGATTCAAAAGGCAAAGATTTCAATGCCCTTGTTTATGAGTTCATTCCCAATGGGAGTCTAGATGATTGGTTGTATCTGCCGACAGAGGAAAATAATCATTCAAGGAGTTTAGGCCTTCTTCAAAGATTAAACATCGCAATTGATGTAGCTTCTACACTAGATTACCTTCATTACCACTGTTATGCAACAATTGTTCATTGTGACTTGAAGCCAAGCAATATTCTACTTGACAATGATATGATTGCACATGTTAGTGATTTTGGTTTGGCAAAACTACTTTTAGAACCTGACAACAACTCATCCCAGGCTCAAACCAGTACCATTGGGATAAATGGATCTGTTGGCTATGTTGCTCCAGGTAACAAACAAACTACacaattttatttcaaattatcagtctatattttaaattttgattatGTAGATCTAAATTCCCTTTACTAAGTTTTTTATATCTATTCGAATCAGAAACTGTTGTTGGGTGTGAAACATGACCCAAATGATGATTTAAACATAGAGACTAGATCTAAAGAACATGTTTATTAGGTGTAGTATTCCAATCTAACTATTGTTTCATATATAAATCTTGTTATGGGTAGTTGATTTAGTATATCAACACACTTTTACATCTGAATTAGAGTGGATCATGGTTTTATCCATATTCACTTCAATTAGGAATTGGTCATACTATGAACGCAATGGACTTAGTATCTAATTCGACCGAATTTAGATTGGATTCCTATTAACGTAATGAAAAGAATCATGGTTCCCAAAGTAAAGAAATGACCATATAACTTGCTACTTTGATACTATGTTCACAATTTCCATATTTGAGATTGTAATTTCTAGTATTATATGAAAAATATGCTAATCACTTATTGTTATATTAATAGCAAGAGGATTATAAATTTCAGAATATAACATGGGTGGGAAGGCTACTATACAAGGGGACGTATTCAGCTATGGGATCCTTTTATTAGAGATGTTCACAGGAAAAAGGCCAACAGATCAGATGTTTATTGACGACTTCAATCGCCATAACTTTGCAAAGGCATCTTTACCTATACACATGATGCAAATTTTAGATCCAACACTCCTACCCAATGAAGAAAACAGtgaagaaagtgaagaagatgcAACAAATAGAATAGAAGGTCCTAGTCATCAGACAGATAAATTGCAAGATTGAATAActtcaataattgaaattgcaCTCCAGTGTTCCATGGAATCGCCAAGAGACTGTATTTACATGAAAGATGTTGTGAGGGAACTACATTCAATCAAGAGAAATTTCTTGAAGCTTTCTCAATACAGAGCAACTTCACATGATTAGAAGGTGATTCTAACTTTATTACCTTCGTAGTTCTAGTGTTGTCTTGGATGCTTAATGCTCATGAATTAATTGGTGAAAAGAAAGTTTTAGAGCATGCAATAGAGGTAGGCTTATATAAAGTTATTTGATACCTATTAGGACAGTTCTACCctcaattttcattaaaaaagatTTTTCTTGACAAATTTCCCCTTAATTAGAATTGTTCCATTGATACAAAACCAGGCAATTATCAGTATTAGGCTGATCTCGATACGGATCCACTGGAAGAGTTAACACCCAATTTCAATCTTACTTGAACCCAATCTGTATCAAGGTTGTATTAGTTCCTAGAAAAATAACTATATTCGAAACTTTTTTTAGGGGGGCTTAAGAAGGCAAAGCTCAAATGAGAGACATTAGCTCTCATCTTGAGCTCCATACTCCCCCTTAAGATTTAGATATTTTGATAggattattttaaaaattttgttatCTGATCATGCCACCCTTTCAAGCATTTGATGATAATGGCTAGCCATGGTCCTAGCATTTGTAGATCTTGCAAGAAACGACTACGACATGTTTATTGAATATTTGAATGTGAATGGGTTAAAATTGTATTCTCTTACGCTTTATTTGATTTCAAAACAGAAATCATTTTTTGGTACTCCTACATCATCAACTCtctaaagttaaaaaaaaaaaatgtgatttGAAGCATGCTAATCTATGCCGTAGTGGATGTTTTTACAAATGTAGAGCTAAGAATAAAGTAGTTCTTACAAAAGCAAGTTTTCATTCTAAGATTATAATAAACAACAGGCCTGATATTGTTAGCCCATGGCAGCCACTCAAACAAGATTAAGTTGAGGtaatgtttggtatgcattctcagaatagattctgggtctagaGTTCGTTCTAAACCccaattcttctctattttctcgattcaaaatgcatttttgactaaGAATCTATTTGAAGAATGTAGACAAATGACTATGTGAATTTTGATGGGGCTTCcaaaggttttaaaaaactatGGCATCATAAATTGGATCACAAGAATTCACTGGagctttttttttgtctatGCAGTATGTGGATATCAATGTGCAAGTTCTAGATCAGttgaaaaaatggaaattagggCTCTTCAATAAGGATTGTAGCAAGATAAAAGCATGAAATTTGATGAGCAACTGGTGGATTCTGATACAAAGGATAGGCTTTTATCATCTTTTCAATTTATTCAACCTCGTCACTTAGAAGTTAAAGACTCTTTTATCATCTTTTCAATTTCGTTTTGTATGTATTcacaaaacctttttttttttttttggtcaacaTGTATTCACAAAACTAGTATGGGTAGTTCACTAGATATAACATATCTCAGGTGTCTTATGGTATGGATTTGTTTGCCAAGCTTTTTGATGTGTCATTTCATAATATGAGTGCTTGCATATATATATGAGCTCCTAGTTTTTGTAGTAATAATAAAATTTGTCACTTCATGTGAATAGGTGAGGGGAAAAATATAGTATGAAATTTTATTGTGGGATTTTCCCCCCTCCAATGCTAATATAGTATGTGGTCCAGACTAGCGATGTCAATTGGGACGAGTGTTAATTGGTTCCCCCTTTGTTGAGCTAGGACAACAAACATTCTACCTAACTAATTAATCGGATGTCAATAGACTACCGATTAATAATGGGATGGTCTGGTTCCATTTCCTAATTGGTCCCTATCAACCAATGTTGAGTTTCCTGTTACAGAAGGAAACTCAATATTGGTTGATAGTCCAAATTTTTAATCTGTCCGAAGACCAAAATGTATACCCCAATACCCTCCATTGTTCCCCTATACCATATGGACACCATCCCAACCCATGAATCCCTAGACTGTAGGTGTGGGAAAATTCAGTCCCTCAATTTGTGGTATAATTATACAAAATGTATAAGTAAATTAAATGGACTTAGTGGTCCATTTTAGTAAGAGAATGTTTGGTTCAACAAAGTGAATAGTAATTGAAAAACCTAAACACCCATATATAACTACCATAATCGCTACCCAAAGGGTTCTTGATTAGTGTTAACCAATTAATAGATTCGGTCCAGTTCtaattctaaaaaataaatcacTCTAATGGCTGGGACCATAACTGACTTATTAATGAACGATTTTATTGCCGCTAGATTCCAACCGGGCTGAGGTGGATGACCTGCAAAGAGGG is a window encoding:
- the LOC122665500 gene encoding probable LRR receptor-like serine/threonine-protein kinase At3g47570 encodes the protein MTELFQATGGFSSANFIGSSSFGSVYRGITNQDETIVAVKVLNLQNPRAFKSFTAECEALRHIRHRNLIKILTSCSSLDSKGKDFNALVYEFIPNGSLDDWLYLPTEENNHSRSLGLLQRLNIAIDVASTLDYLHYHCYATIVHCDLKPSNILLDNDMIAHVSDFGLAKLLLEPDNNSSQAQTSTIGINGSVGYVAPEYNMGGKATIQGDVFSYGILLLEMFTGKRPTDQMFIDDFNRHNFAKASLPIHMMQILDPTLLPNEENSEESEEDATNRIEGPSHQTDKLQD